One genomic window of Actinoalloteichus hoggarensis includes the following:
- a CDS encoding lytic polysaccharide monooxygenase auxiliary activity family 9 protein has translation MKTRRKVGLLGALVALAGAMVVATPPETALAHGGMTYPATRTYACYVDGLEGGQGGDVNPQNPACAAAVAAGGKNALWNWFGNLISDAGGRHQEIIPDGNLCGPGTTFAGFRLGRSDWPTTQLQSGANITFRYNAWAPHPGTWSQYVTKDGWNPNQPLRWSDLEAVPFDEVTNPPINGSGPHGAEYTWNGRLPANKSGRHIIYSIWQRSDSAEAFYNCSDVQFGPGSGQPPEEPQPPEEPVVVECSVQYAKQSEWNNGFVAEVSLTNTGAQSVSGWSLGWTYAAGQQVTNAWNASVTQSGTQVTARSSQGAGSIPPGGSVTFGFQGTHNGNNPVPAAFTVNDSVCT, from the coding sequence GTGAAGACAAGACGCAAGGTGGGATTGTTGGGCGCGCTGGTCGCCCTGGCCGGTGCCATGGTGGTGGCCACTCCTCCTGAGACGGCGTTGGCACACGGGGGCATGACCTACCCGGCCACCCGGACCTACGCCTGCTATGTCGACGGGCTGGAGGGCGGCCAGGGCGGCGACGTCAATCCGCAGAACCCGGCCTGCGCGGCGGCCGTGGCAGCGGGCGGCAAGAACGCGCTGTGGAACTGGTTCGGCAACCTGATCAGCGACGCGGGCGGCAGGCACCAGGAGATCATTCCCGACGGCAACCTCTGCGGCCCGGGCACGACCTTCGCGGGGTTCCGGCTCGGTCGCTCCGACTGGCCCACCACCCAGCTTCAGTCGGGCGCGAACATCACCTTCCGGTACAACGCCTGGGCGCCGCACCCGGGAACCTGGTCGCAGTACGTCACCAAGGACGGCTGGAACCCGAACCAGCCGCTGCGCTGGTCCGACCTCGAAGCGGTGCCCTTCGACGAGGTCACGAACCCGCCGATCAACGGCAGCGGTCCGCACGGGGCCGAGTACACCTGGAACGGCAGGCTTCCCGCGAACAAGAGCGGTCGCCACATCATCTACTCGATCTGGCAGCGGTCGGACAGCGCCGAGGCGTTCTACAACTGCTCGGACGTCCAGTTCGGCCCCGGCTCCGGCCAGCCGCCGGAGGAGCCGCAGCCGCCGGAGGAGCCGGTCGTCGTCGAGTGCTCGGTGCAGTACGCCAAGCAGAGCGAGTGGAACAACGGCTTCGTGGCCGAGGTGTCGCTGACCAACACCGGTGCACAGTCGGTGTCCGGCTGGAGCCTCGGCTGGACGTACGCCGCGGGCCAACAGGTGACCAACGCCTGGAACGCCTCGGTGACCCAGTCCGGGACACAGGTCACGGCGCGTTCCTCCCAGGGTGCCGGAAGCATACCGCCGGGCGGCTCGGTGACCTTCGGGTTCCAGGGCACGCACAACGGGAACAATCCCGTCCCGGCCGCCTTCACCGTGAACGACTCCGTCTGCACCTGA
- a CDS encoding MarR family winged helix-turn-helix transcriptional regulator: MTEARWLTDEQQRAWRKLAGVITVLPAALDAQLQRDASVTHFGYWVMALLSESAGRSARMSDLAAKANASPSRLSHVVNRLEKNGWVRRQRSPEDGRGSIAVLTEAGMAKVAASAPGHVAAVRELLFDGLDDDQVRQLDEICAALLRQMGYHAETAMPMRRGNSPKAG, encoded by the coding sequence GTGACAGAGGCACGGTGGCTCACCGACGAGCAGCAGCGCGCGTGGCGGAAGCTCGCAGGCGTCATCACGGTGCTGCCCGCCGCGCTCGACGCTCAGCTGCAACGGGACGCCTCGGTCACCCACTTCGGCTACTGGGTGATGGCACTGCTGTCCGAGTCCGCCGGCCGATCGGCACGCATGAGCGATCTGGCCGCCAAGGCCAACGCCTCACCGTCGCGTCTCTCCCACGTGGTCAACAGGCTGGAGAAGAACGGCTGGGTCCGGCGACAGCGCTCACCCGAGGACGGCCGGGGCAGCATCGCGGTCCTGACCGAGGCGGGAATGGCCAAGGTGGCGGCCTCGGCACCCGGCCACGTCGCCGCGGTCCGCGAACTGCTCTTCGACGGACTGGACGACGACCAGGTCCGTCAACTCGACGAGATCTGTGCCGCGCTGCTGCGCCAGATGGGATACCACGCCGAGACCGCCATGCCGATGCGACGAGGGAACTCGCCGAAGGCAGGCTGA
- a CDS encoding DoxX family protein, translating to MTPGDLTTMKSFALLRDLVLLAARLGLGIVMIAHGWQKFSEWGIDGTAASFEGMGIPLPGLAAWFAALVEFGGGIALVVGLAVPIVGVLVAANMAGAWLFVHTGNGIFVSEGGFELVLVIIVGALLLAVHGAGAFSIDRFLAPLVTRAGRNRVPADA from the coding sequence ATGACACCGGGAGACCTGACGACCATGAAATCCTTCGCACTGCTCCGAGACCTCGTGCTCCTCGCCGCCCGGCTGGGGCTCGGCATCGTGATGATCGCGCACGGCTGGCAGAAGTTCTCCGAATGGGGAATCGACGGCACCGCGGCGTCCTTCGAGGGGATGGGCATCCCGCTGCCGGGTCTCGCCGCCTGGTTCGCGGCCCTCGTCGAGTTCGGCGGCGGGATCGCCCTGGTGGTGGGCCTCGCCGTGCCGATCGTCGGGGTGCTGGTGGCCGCGAACATGGCGGGCGCCTGGCTCTTCGTGCACACCGGCAACGGGATCTTCGTCTCCGAGGGCGGCTTCGAGCTGGTCCTCGTCATCATCGTGGGCGCCCTGCTGCTCGCGGTGCACGGCGCGGGGGCCTTCAGCATCGACCGCTTCCTGGCTCCGCTCGTCACGCGCGCCGGCCGGAACCGGGTGCCCGCCGACGCCTGA
- the aspS gene encoding aspartate--tRNA ligase, translating to MLRTHQAGALRAEHVGKTVTLAGWVARRRDHGGVIFIDLRDASGVAQVVFREGEMAERAHRLRAEFCLRVTGEVVIRPEGNENPEIPTGAIELTVTDLEVLSESAPLPFQLDEHLEVGEEARLRHRYLDLRRPGPASALRMRSEANRIARTVLHEQDFVEIETPTLTRSTPEGARDFLVPARLQPGSWYALPQSPQLFKQLLMVGGMERYYQIARCYRDEDFRADRQPEFTQLDIEMSFVEQEDVITLGEDVVTALWRELAGHEIPRPIPRMTYGDAMARYGTDKPDLRFGLELTELTEYFAETPFRVFQAPYVGAVVMPGGADQPRRQLDAWQDWARQRGHKGLAYVLVQPDGTLGGPVAKNLTEAERAGLADAAGAVPGDCVFFAAGPASSARALLGAARLEIGRRCGLVDDSAWSFVWVVDSPLFESADETTDVAVGSGRWTAVHHAFTSPTAEWADRFEEDPEHALAYAYDIVCNGNEIGGGSIRIHQAEMQQRVFNVMGISDADAQEKFGFLLDAFQYGPPPHGGIAFGWDRIVMLLAGAESLREVIAFPKSGGGFDPLTQAPAPITAAQRKEAGVDARPAARQP from the coding sequence GTGTTGCGCACCCATCAGGCCGGCGCCCTGCGCGCCGAGCACGTCGGCAAGACAGTCACCCTCGCCGGGTGGGTGGCGCGTCGGCGCGATCACGGGGGCGTGATCTTCATCGATCTCCGGGACGCCTCCGGAGTTGCCCAGGTCGTCTTCCGCGAGGGCGAGATGGCCGAGCGGGCCCACCGCCTGCGTGCCGAGTTCTGCCTCCGCGTCACCGGCGAGGTCGTGATCCGCCCGGAGGGCAACGAGAACCCGGAGATCCCCACCGGCGCGATCGAGCTGACCGTGACGGACCTGGAGGTTCTGTCCGAGTCCGCCCCGCTGCCCTTCCAGCTCGACGAGCACCTGGAGGTCGGCGAGGAGGCTCGGCTCCGACACCGGTACCTCGACCTGCGCAGGCCCGGCCCCGCCTCGGCCCTGCGCATGCGCAGCGAGGCCAACAGGATCGCGCGCACGGTCCTGCACGAGCAGGACTTCGTGGAGATCGAGACGCCGACGCTCACCCGGTCGACCCCCGAGGGCGCCCGCGACTTCCTGGTGCCCGCCCGCCTGCAGCCCGGCTCCTGGTATGCGCTGCCGCAGTCTCCTCAGCTCTTCAAGCAGCTGCTGATGGTCGGCGGCATGGAGCGCTACTACCAGATCGCCCGCTGCTACCGGGACGAGGACTTCCGCGCCGACCGCCAGCCGGAGTTCACGCAGCTCGACATCGAGATGAGCTTCGTCGAGCAGGAGGACGTCATCACCCTCGGCGAGGACGTGGTGACCGCGCTGTGGCGCGAGCTGGCCGGCCACGAGATCCCCCGGCCCATTCCTCGGATGACCTACGGCGACGCGATGGCGCGGTACGGCACCGACAAGCCCGACCTGCGCTTCGGTCTCGAGCTGACCGAGCTGACCGAGTACTTCGCCGAGACGCCCTTCCGCGTCTTCCAGGCCCCGTACGTGGGTGCCGTGGTGATGCCGGGCGGTGCCGACCAGCCGCGCAGGCAGCTGGACGCCTGGCAGGACTGGGCGCGGCAGCGGGGGCACAAGGGCCTGGCGTACGTCCTCGTGCAGCCGGACGGCACCCTCGGCGGCCCGGTGGCGAAGAACCTCACCGAGGCCGAGCGCGCGGGCCTGGCCGACGCGGCGGGCGCCGTGCCCGGTGACTGCGTGTTCTTCGCGGCGGGTCCCGCGTCGAGCGCCCGTGCGCTGCTGGGCGCCGCCCGGCTGGAGATCGGCAGGCGCTGCGGACTCGTCGACGACTCCGCATGGTCGTTCGTCTGGGTCGTGGACTCGCCGCTGTTCGAGTCGGCGGACGAGACCACCGACGTGGCGGTCGGCTCCGGCCGGTGGACCGCCGTGCACCACGCCTTCACCTCGCCGACGGCCGAATGGGCGGACCGGTTCGAGGAGGACCCCGAGCACGCGCTGGCCTACGCCTACGACATCGTCTGCAACGGCAACGAGATCGGCGGCGGCTCGATCCGTATCCACCAGGCCGAGATGCAGCAGCGGGTCTTCAACGTGATGGGCATCTCCGACGCCGACGCCCAGGAGAAGTTCGGCTTCCTTCTGGACGCCTTCCAGTACGGTCCGCCGCCGCACGGCGGCATCGCCTTCGGCTGGGACCGCATCGTGATGCTGCTCGCGGGTGCCGAGTCGCTGCGCGAGGTGATCGCCTTCCCGAAGTCCGGCGGCGGCTTCGATCCGCTCACGCAGGCACCCGCTCCCATCACCGCCGCCCAGCGCAAGGAGGCGGGAGTCGACGCGCGCCCGGCCGCTCGCCAGCCCTGA
- a CDS encoding cupin domain-containing protein yields the protein MDSVVSLADKLTLIDEHWSPRIVATVNEQEVKLVKVLGEFVWHDHPDTDELFLVVRGTLHIDLPDGRRTLRAGEMYVVPRTVRHRPVADEECHILLIESAGTLNTGEHTDSALTSPATWL from the coding sequence ATGGACTCCGTGGTGTCTCTCGCCGACAAGCTGACCCTGATCGACGAACACTGGTCGCCGCGCATCGTCGCCACGGTGAACGAACAGGAGGTGAAGCTCGTCAAGGTGCTCGGCGAGTTCGTCTGGCACGATCATCCGGACACCGACGAGCTGTTCCTCGTGGTGCGGGGAACCCTGCACATCGACCTGCCGGACGGCAGGCGCACCCTCCGGGCGGGCGAGATGTACGTGGTGCCCAGGACCGTGCGGCACCGCCCGGTGGCCGACGAGGAGTGCCACATCCTGCTGATCGAGTCGGCGGGGACCCTCAACACCGGCGAGCACACCGACAGCGCGCTGACCAGCCCCGCGACCTGGCTCTAG
- a CDS encoding replication-associated recombination protein A: protein MADGLFDDGLFGAEVADNAERALADNAPLPVRMRPRTLDEVVGQDHLLGPGAPLRRLVEGAAPASVLLYGPPGTGKTTLATLVSQATGRRFVALSALSSGVKEVRAVIQEARHRLGRSGESTVLFIDEVHRFSKTQQDALLGAVEDRTVLLVAATTENPFFSVVSPLLSRSLVLQLQSLTDEAVRALVDRAVAEERGLGGRLRLAEDAAEHLVRLASGDARRALTALEAAAEAAESTDAEVIELSTVEATVDKAAVRYDRDGDQHFDVTSAFIKSIRGSDVDAALHYLARMVEAGEDPRFIARRLVVHASEDVGMADPTALGVAVAAAQAVALIGMPEGRIVLAQATIHLATAPKSNAVITAVDAALQDVRSGAAGPVPAHLRDGHYSGARQLGNATGYRYPHNVAEGVLPQQYPPDAVVGRDYYQPTSRGAERALAERVPRLRRVIRGEAARRS, encoded by the coding sequence GTGGCAGACGGTCTGTTCGACGATGGCCTGTTCGGCGCCGAGGTGGCCGACAACGCGGAGCGCGCACTGGCGGACAACGCTCCGCTGCCGGTGCGGATGCGGCCGAGGACGCTCGACGAGGTCGTCGGGCAGGATCACCTGCTCGGCCCCGGTGCCCCGCTGCGCAGGCTGGTGGAGGGCGCGGCGCCCGCGTCGGTACTGCTCTACGGGCCGCCCGGCACCGGGAAGACGACGTTGGCCACCCTGGTGTCCCAGGCGACCGGCCGCCGATTCGTCGCGCTGTCCGCGTTGTCCTCCGGGGTCAAGGAGGTGCGGGCGGTGATCCAGGAGGCGCGGCATCGGCTCGGCCGCTCCGGTGAGTCCACCGTGCTGTTCATCGACGAGGTGCATCGGTTCTCCAAGACCCAGCAGGACGCCCTGCTCGGCGCGGTGGAGGACCGGACCGTGCTGCTGGTGGCCGCCACCACCGAGAACCCCTTCTTCTCGGTGGTCTCTCCGCTGCTGTCCCGGTCGCTGGTGCTCCAGCTGCAGTCGCTCACCGACGAGGCGGTTCGTGCGCTGGTCGACCGCGCGGTCGCGGAGGAACGCGGTCTCGGCGGGCGGCTGCGGCTGGCCGAGGACGCGGCCGAGCATCTGGTCCGACTCGCCTCCGGGGACGCCCGCCGTGCCTTGACGGCCTTGGAGGCGGCGGCGGAGGCGGCCGAGTCCACCGACGCCGAGGTCATCGAGCTGTCGACGGTGGAGGCGACGGTCGACAAGGCCGCCGTCCGTTACGACCGCGACGGGGATCAGCACTTCGACGTGACCAGCGCGTTCATCAAGTCCATCCGAGGCTCGGACGTCGACGCGGCACTGCACTATCTGGCCAGGATGGTGGAGGCGGGGGAGGACCCGCGGTTCATCGCCCGGCGTCTGGTGGTGCACGCCAGCGAGGACGTCGGCATGGCCGATCCCACCGCGCTCGGCGTGGCGGTCGCCGCGGCGCAGGCGGTGGCGCTGATCGGGATGCCGGAGGGCCGCATCGTCCTGGCCCAGGCGACCATCCACCTGGCCACCGCGCCGAAGTCGAACGCGGTCATCACGGCGGTGGACGCCGCCTTGCAGGACGTTCGTTCCGGCGCGGCGGGTCCGGTGCCCGCCCATCTGCGTGACGGGCACTACTCGGGTGCGCGGCAGCTCGGCAACGCGACGGGATACCGCTATCCGCACAACGTGGCCGAGGGGGTCCTTCCGCAGCAGTATCCGCCGGACGCCGTGGTGGGTCGGGACTACTATCAGCCGACGTCCCGGGGCGCGGAACGGGCGTTGGCCGAACGCGTGCCGAGGCTGCGTCGGGTGATCCGCGGCGAGGCGGCCCGCCGGAGTTGA
- a CDS encoding DUF899 family protein: protein MEQPCDGAVDGSRQARDRLVAAERALWDAAAEFGSARRALPPGPAVESATPLTTASGKPMTLAGLFDSRRVLVGYHLRFDEGWIRPCPESARWADGLDALVPHLESDAAVAVFSPASPGALHAEAERRGWRRAALVSTQPGRLTEELGLRPEGGLRTAISLYRWSDDGTLRRNVFAADVPGGPWSLLELFPPVRRTGGEPEPGEPVRTDGPLAVVSPGGQAGSSADGVDEADAVWGEVLRDADWAITPPG, encoded by the coding sequence ATGGAACAACCGTGTGACGGGGCGGTCGACGGCTCACGGCAGGCCCGTGACCGGCTGGTCGCCGCCGAGCGGGCGCTCTGGGACGCCGCCGCCGAGTTCGGCTCGGCGCGCCGCGCGCTGCCGCCCGGCCCGGCGGTGGAGTCGGCGACTCCGTTGACCACCGCCTCGGGCAAACCGATGACACTGGCAGGCCTGTTCGACAGCAGGCGCGTCCTCGTGGGCTATCACCTGCGCTTCGACGAGGGGTGGATCAGGCCGTGCCCCGAGTCGGCGCGCTGGGCGGACGGACTGGACGCGCTGGTGCCCCACCTCGAGTCGGACGCCGCCGTGGCGGTGTTCTCGCCTGCCTCGCCCGGCGCGCTCCACGCCGAGGCCGAACGGCGAGGCTGGCGGCGGGCGGCGCTGGTGTCCACCCAGCCGGGCAGGTTGACCGAGGAGCTGGGTCTGCGTCCCGAGGGCGGCCTGCGCACCGCGATCAGCCTGTACCGCTGGTCCGACGACGGCACGCTGCGCCGCAACGTGTTCGCGGCGGACGTGCCCGGCGGCCCCTGGTCCCTGCTGGAGTTGTTCCCGCCCGTCCGGCGGACCGGCGGCGAGCCGGAGCCTGGGGAACCGGTGCGGACCGATGGTCCGCTCGCGGTGGTGTCGCCGGGTGGGCAGGCGGGATCGAGCGCGGACGGTGTCGACGAGGCCGACGCCGTGTGGGGCGAGGTGCTGCGCGACGCGGACTGGGCCATCACACCGCCCGGCTGA
- a CDS encoding IucA/IucC family protein translates to MTAVPTRAQTWRLASARLLAKMIGELAFEDLLRPEPFADGEWLLRLADAEYSFQAVRGAFGDWTVLPDSIRHRVTGVLGDRLGMPAWDPARFLLDAASTIGVAPETAANYLAELTATLTADVALAENDVEVAALAELGHAELEGHLVGHPWLIANKGRVGFSADDQARYAPEARRRLSLPWLAVHRGLAEFRATPDLSEHAVREHELGEETRTAFAGVLRERGVNPDAYVWLPVHPWQLDHVVRTLWAPELAADRIIELGTAPDPYLPTQAIRTMSNAERSERFQVKLPLRILNTAVWRGIPPHCTSAAPTVTQWLRGLWDGDAELAETGAILLGEVASVTIEHPLLSTLDGAPYTWLETLGCIWRESVDPALRPGERAVPLAAVLHVDATGRGLVSEYIARSGLDAQGWTAALFAALLRPLLLVLYRYGITVNPHGENVLVILDESGRPTRVAVKDLIDDVNVSVEPVPERGPEPDSHHRVLPRKPWHVLRQYLVDALLVGVFRPLARLLREQHGLAEERFWGRVRGEIEAFRDQHPELDARMVQGSLLGPTFARYPLNGDRLVQTGYAELSYRHAIAPHGELPNPLHDVAAVYPTEV, encoded by the coding sequence ATGACGGCGGTGCCGACACGGGCACAGACCTGGCGGCTGGCCTCGGCCAGGCTGCTGGCCAAGATGATCGGGGAGCTCGCCTTCGAGGATCTGTTACGGCCGGAGCCCTTCGCCGACGGCGAGTGGCTGCTGCGCCTCGCCGACGCCGAGTACTCCTTCCAGGCGGTGCGCGGGGCGTTCGGCGACTGGACGGTGCTGCCGGACTCGATCCGGCATCGGGTGACCGGCGTCCTCGGAGATCGGCTCGGCATGCCCGCCTGGGACCCGGCCCGATTCCTGCTCGACGCCGCGAGCACCATCGGAGTCGCTCCGGAGACGGCGGCGAACTACCTCGCCGAGCTGACCGCCACCCTGACGGCCGACGTCGCCCTCGCCGAGAACGACGTCGAGGTCGCCGCGCTCGCGGAGCTCGGCCACGCCGAACTCGAAGGTCACCTGGTCGGGCATCCCTGGCTGATCGCGAACAAGGGCCGGGTCGGATTCTCCGCAGACGACCAGGCACGCTACGCCCCGGAGGCCCGCAGGCGGCTGTCCCTGCCGTGGCTGGCCGTCCACCGTGGACTCGCCGAGTTCCGGGCCACGCCCGACCTCTCGGAACACGCCGTCCGGGAACACGAACTCGGGGAGGAGACCAGGACGGCGTTCGCCGGGGTGCTGCGCGAACGCGGGGTGAATCCGGACGCGTACGTGTGGCTGCCCGTACATCCGTGGCAGCTCGACCACGTGGTGCGCACGCTGTGGGCCCCCGAGCTGGCCGCCGACCGCATCATCGAACTGGGCACGGCGCCCGATCCGTACCTGCCCACGCAGGCGATCCGCACCATGTCCAACGCGGAACGCTCGGAGCGGTTCCAGGTGAAGCTGCCGCTGCGCATTCTGAACACGGCGGTGTGGCGCGGCATCCCGCCGCACTGCACCTCGGCGGCACCGACCGTGACCCAGTGGCTGCGCGGGCTGTGGGACGGCGACGCGGAACTGGCCGAGACGGGCGCGATCCTGCTCGGCGAGGTCGCCTCCGTGACGATCGAGCATCCGCTGCTGTCCACCCTCGACGGAGCGCCCTACACGTGGCTGGAGACACTGGGCTGCATCTGGCGGGAGTCGGTGGACCCCGCGCTGCGTCCCGGTGAGCGGGCGGTCCCGCTGGCGGCGGTCCTGCACGTCGACGCCACGGGCCGGGGGCTGGTGAGCGAGTACATCGCCCGGTCCGGGCTCGACGCGCAGGGCTGGACGGCCGCGCTGTTCGCCGCGCTGCTGCGACCGCTGCTGCTGGTGCTCTACCGATACGGCATCACCGTCAATCCGCACGGCGAGAACGTGCTGGTGATCCTCGACGAGTCGGGGCGGCCGACCCGGGTGGCCGTCAAGGACCTGATCGACGACGTCAACGTGTCCGTCGAACCGGTCCCCGAACGCGGCCCGGAGCCGGACTCGCATCATCGGGTCCTGCCACGCAAGCCATGGCATGTGCTGCGGCAGTATCTGGTGGACGCGCTGCTGGTCGGCGTGTTCCGACCGTTGGCCCGACTGCTGCGGGAACAGCACGGACTCGCCGAGGAGCGCTTCTGGGGGCGGGTACGCGGGGAGATCGAGGCCTTCCGCGATCAGCACCCCGAACTGGACGCCCGGATGGTGCAGGGCAGCCTGCTCGGTCCCACGTTCGCCCGCTATCCGCTCAACGGCGATCGGCTGGTGCAGACCGGCTACGCGGAGCTGTCCTACCGTCATGCCATCGCGCCGCACGGGGAGCTGCCGAACCCGCTGCACGATGTCGCGGCGGTGTATCCGACGGAGGTCTGA
- a CDS encoding lysine N(6)-hydroxylase/L-ornithine N(5)-oxygenase family protein, with protein MSVEECDVLAVGGGPFNLGLAALADPLPDVSVVVCEQLSESDWGWHPGVLFDDAILQVGFLADLVSLVDPTHSLSFLNYLRDRDRLYQFYVRERFHPTRLEYQDYLRWAAARLPVRHGHRVESTSWDDAKARFAVTVSGPDGGRREFSARHLALGVGTAPWLPPKLAALGRDRVVHSADYLRRVADLDRADRVTVVGSGQSGAEVMLDLVRRNGAHGPRLSWLTRTESFAPLDYSRLVLEMTTPDYVRYFASLPERTRDALVAGQWRHYKGISQETIDDLHDALYRRLAHGGTDVELRSGVAVADAALRDGGITLDCVHRDTGQGFEHRTDVVVAATGYRHRPTDFLAPIADRLARDDAGRHQIREDHSIETDPSISGRVFTSNADLHRHGVSAPDLGFGAVRNAVVLNTVLSREAYRLPVRTAFSSFGTPGGDG; from the coding sequence ATGAGCGTCGAGGAGTGCGACGTCCTCGCCGTGGGCGGCGGCCCGTTCAACCTGGGACTGGCCGCGCTGGCCGACCCGCTGCCCGACGTGAGTGTGGTGGTCTGTGAGCAGCTCTCCGAGTCCGACTGGGGTTGGCACCCCGGCGTGCTGTTCGACGACGCGATCCTCCAGGTCGGCTTCCTCGCCGACCTCGTGTCGCTGGTGGACCCCACCCACTCGCTGTCGTTCCTGAACTACCTGCGCGATCGGGATCGGCTGTACCAGTTCTACGTGCGCGAGCGGTTCCACCCGACTCGACTGGAGTATCAGGACTATCTGCGCTGGGCCGCCGCGCGGCTGCCGGTACGCCACGGCCACCGGGTCGAGTCGACGAGCTGGGACGACGCGAAGGCCCGATTCGCGGTGACGGTCAGCGGGCCCGACGGCGGTCGCAGGGAGTTCTCGGCCAGGCATCTGGCGCTCGGCGTGGGCACCGCGCCGTGGCTGCCGCCGAAGCTCGCCGCGCTCGGGCGGGACCGGGTCGTGCACTCCGCCGACTACCTGCGTCGCGTGGCCGACCTCGATCGCGCGGACCGGGTGACGGTGGTGGGCTCCGGTCAGTCCGGAGCCGAGGTGATGCTGGACCTGGTGCGCCGCAATGGGGCGCACGGCCCTCGGCTGAGCTGGCTGACCCGCACCGAGAGCTTCGCGCCGCTGGACTACAGCAGGCTGGTGCTGGAGATGACGACTCCGGACTACGTCCGATACTTCGCCTCGCTGCCGGAGCGGACCCGTGACGCCCTGGTCGCGGGCCAGTGGCGGCATTACAAGGGGATCTCGCAGGAGACGATCGACGACCTGCACGACGCGCTGTACCGGCGGCTCGCCCACGGCGGCACCGACGTCGAGCTGCGCAGCGGCGTCGCGGTGGCGGACGCGGCGCTTCGCGACGGCGGAATCACCCTGGACTGCGTCCATCGGGACACCGGGCAGGGCTTCGAGCACCGGACCGACGTCGTCGTGGCCGCCACCGGTTACCGACACCGGCCGACCGACTTCCTGGCCCCGATCGCCGATCGCCTGGCCCGCGACGACGCGGGGCGGCACCAGATTCGAGAAGATCACTCCATCGAGACCGACCCGTCGATCAGCGGCCGTGTCTTCACGTCCAACGCCGACCTCCATCGACACGGGGTTTCCGCGCCGGACCTGGGGTTCGGCGCGGTGCGCAACGCGGTCGTGCTCAACACGGTGCTGTCGCGCGAGGCCTATCGGCTTCCGGTGCGCACGGCGTTCAGCAGTTTCGGAACACCAGGAGGAGACGGATGA